From the Paenibacillus sp. MMS20-IR301 genome, the window TTCCGAAATAATCCTCCAGCGCCTGAATCTGCATGGTCACCGCCGGCTGGGTCATATGCAGTGTCAATGCCGCCGCCGAGAAGCTGCCCCGCTCGGACACGGTGTAAAAAATATGAAGCTGATGAAAATTCATAACTTCCTGACTCCTTTGCCTGATTTCCGATTCCCCCGCAAAGCGGAGCTTTAGCTTAGATAATGACCCCAACAGGTAAAAAAAGGCACGCAGCCTCCGGCCGCATGCCTTCGTTCCTTCCGTCCCCTTACTTGCGTCTGCGGCGCTTCTTCATCAGCTTCATACGGCGGGAGTGGCGCAGCCACGAATAATACGTTTTGAGGTCCCGCAGCTGGGGCGTCACCGAGATTTTGCCGAGAAAGGACACGATTACCATAACGTACAGCCGCTCCCCGGAGAGCGCTGTGACCCCCTCAAGCTGCCTGAAATCTGCTACAATGACCGTATCATTGTCAATCAGATAAGCGTTATATTCACTTCGGGAGTAAGGCCGCACCCGGTTCTGCTTCAGGCATTGCCAGAGCCAGGCTGTCACCTCACTGTCCCCGCCGTCCTCCTGGGCAATCCGGTCACTGTAACGGCTCTTCGCATGCTGGGTCAGCACGACATCGGCAATCCCGTATTCATTCAGCATGATATGAAAAGGCTCATAGGCCCCCCACCATTCCATCCCCTTGCCATGCATTGTCATCACACTCCACGTAAAAGGGTCTTGGCATGCTCTTATTGTTGTCAATCTTACCGCATTGACGACTGTTGATCAAGCATACCTGTTACCCCTGTGAGCTGTGATGGGTGCATGTCTCAACGCCTGCTCCTGTGCATGCTGATATCGCTATCATCCACGTAGCTGCTGCCCTTGATCATTTTACAGCTTTTTTTGAAGCGGGCCGCTTCTTCTGACAGGTCTTCTATGGAGTCAAATCTGCGGCTGCGGTTCGTCACAACGGCGATGGAGATGGAGACGAGCGGAATTTCCTCCATCCGTCCGGAACGGCTCTCCGTCAGCACATACTGCTGGGCCAGATGCCCGGCATGGTAGAAATCCTTCACTGCAGTCTCGAAGGCCCGGATGATGCTCTTGCAGCATTCCTCATAGTTATAATCACTGATAAATATAATAAAATCATCCCCGCCGATATGCCCAAGAAACCCGTCCAGGCGCAGCGCCTCATGCTTCAGAATCTCTGCCGTAGCCTGAATCATCCGGTCGCCTTCCTTGAATCCGTAGGTATCATTGTAGGCCTTGAAATGGTCAAGGTCGATGTACAGCACACTGAACTGCTCCTGAAGCAGCGATTTGATCATCCATTCCGTAATGCTGATATTGCCCGGAAGCCCGGTTAAAGGGTTCAGGAAGCTTGCAGCCACCGCCTGGATTTCAGCAAAATTAAGCAGCAGATCCCGCACACTCACCGCTCCGAACAGTGTATTTTCATGCGTAACGATGACATAATCGTACAAATTCTCTTCATTCCTCGCCATGGCCAGCCTGCTCACATCAATGATCGGCGTCTTGTAATCCACTACCAGCGGATTTTTGTCCATCACCAGCTCCACAGATCTGCCCATGTACAGCGTATACCCGTATAAGGTCCCGATTTGCTGATAAAAGCGGATCCGCATAATTAGCGCCACTGTACACCCGTTCTCAGTGACCGCAACACCCTGGAGCTGCGGATTGCTTTTAAAAATCTGATCTACAGTTTCACATTTATGATTTAGTGTAATTTGCGGAATCTGTTCGGCAATTTCACCGATTTGAAGAAACATGCCTATAACCTCCCCTAACTGGAAACTGCAGTGCCGATGCCGGAAACCCTCCATATCCAGGGTGATGGGCCGGTCTCCCGAGCGCATACCCCTGACCAAAGTCAACCCCGGCCATCTGTAAAAATTGCAGCTCCTGCACCGTCTCGATTCCTTCAGCAATCACCCGGGTGGATGAGCGCTCCGCATATTCCCGGACCAGCTCCAGGAGCTCCTGCTGTTCCCGGCTGCCGTGGATTCCGCGGATCAGGGACTTGTCCAGTTTGATGAACTCCGGCTTGAGGTAGACCAGCGTCTTAAGGCTGTTATAACCGGAGCCTGCATCGTCCACGGCAATCCGGAAGCCCTGCTCCCGGTAATGGGAAAGCACCTTCTCGAAGCCGATATAATCCTGAACCGCCTGGCGTTCCGTCAGCTCGAAGACCACCCGCTCGGGCGCAAGCCCCAGCTCCTTAAGCAGCA encodes:
- a CDS encoding GGDEF domain-containing protein, which gives rise to MFLQIGEIAEQIPQITLNHKCETVDQIFKSNPQLQGVAVTENGCTVALIMRIRFYQQIGTLYGYTLYMGRSVELVMDKNPLVVDYKTPIIDVSRLAMARNEENLYDYVIVTHENTLFGAVSVRDLLLNFAEIQAVAASFLNPLTGLPGNISITEWMIKSLLQEQFSVLYIDLDHFKAYNDTYGFKEGDRMIQATAEILKHEALRLDGFLGHIGGDDFIIFISDYNYEECCKSIIRAFETAVKDFYHAGHLAQQYVLTESRSGRMEEIPLVSISIAVVTNRSRRFDSIEDLSEEAARFKKSCKMIKGSSYVDDSDISMHRSRR
- a CDS encoding EAL domain-containing protein, whose protein sequence is MMNKSGALARKLAALPQYLQHLGGIFREEARELGRLSMLLEIMNNELLDTYFQPILHLRSGKTVGHEVLNRPPSSPQFPSTEHFYDFAGRTEQMFRFEQYCRRMSLSRYMERVPVEDADGDKLVFINVHPGVLNDSRHKSGETLMLLKELGLAPERVVFELTERQAVQDYIGFEKVLSHYREQGFRIAVDDAGSGYNSLKTLVYLKPEFIKLDKSLIRGIHGSREQQELLELVREYAERSSTRVIAEGIETVQELQFLQMAGVDFGQGYALGRPAHHPGYGGFPASALQFPVRGGYRHVSSNR